The Calorimonas adulescens genomic interval CCTGAAGTTTCACTGCTATTTTTGTCTATTTGATTACCCTTCCCTTTCATATGGGGTACCTTCCTGTCTGGGCAATCCTGTATTCCATTGACAGCGTTTAATATTTACTATAAATGAAAGTATAAGCCTGGCGTTTGTTAAAGCACACGGCACGCCAAAAACAGTGCGATCACTCTTGATGCCACAACTACTTTAAAAACTTTAATTATAAACTTAGACGTAAGCATGTTTTTGCTGTTTTATTTCAAATGCACTGAAGGTAATCGTTATAGTAAACGATATTCAAGTAAAATATATGATAATTCAAGTAAATTTTGCTTGATAAGTAAACTAGGCCAATTTATAATTTATCTTGAGAAAACGATTTTCAGAGGTGCTAATCTTGAATCCAATTAAAAGAAAAAAAATTACAATGAGAGATATTGCTGACGTGCTGAACCTGTCAGTTAATGCTGTCTCACTGGCTTTAAATGATAAAGTGGGTGTGAGCGAAGAAACAAGGAATTTGGTTATAAAAACTGCGGACGAAATGGGGTATTTCGATGAAAATCCCTCTTTTATTGCCAGGAATCGCCTCAGGAATATCTGCCTAATGGTTGAAGAGAGAAATTTTCGCGATACTCATTTTTATACGAAGGTAATTTTAGGAATAGAAAATGAGGCTAAAAGAAATGATTATGATATTTTAGTAAACTTCATGACCAGTGATAAGTTTGAGATTCCATCAAGCGTTGAGAGGAGGAAGGTCTCTGGAGTTATAGTTGTAGGTACTATAAAAGATGAACATCTTGAAAAATTATTGAAGTATGATATACCAACTGTCCTTGTTGACCATTGTTCATTTACTATAAGTACAGATGCTGTATTAACTCAAAATATGTCCGGATCATATATGGCAACGCAATATCTTATTCGAAAAGGACATACACAAATAGGTTTTTTTGGTGAAATCGATTTTTCTTTAAGTTTTAAAGAAAGATGGTTAGGCTTTAACGAGGCGATGAGAAATGCAGGACTTAATGTAGATCCCATATTTAATGTAAATCCTGGATATTGCGTAATAGGACAGGTAGAACAATATGTTTTAAGCAAAAACTACAAAGAGGTAGCAAATATTATCTCGAAGTTAGATAAACTTCCTACTGCATGGGTATGCTCCAATGACAGTGCTGCTATTACCTTGTACAATGCATTGAACATTTTGGGTATAAAAGTACCTGACGATATCTCTGTAGTTGGTTTTGATGATATTGATATATGCAACATTGTGACACCACATTTGACCACCATAAGAGTTAATAAGGAACTTATGGGTATAAAAGCTGTAAAAAGGCTTTTGTGGAGAATGGATAACCCAAAAGAACCTCACGACCATATAAGAATGGAGGTCAAGCTGGTAGTGAGGGAGTCAGTGAAGGAGATTAAAAATTAAGGCTTTTGATAAAGGACAAGAGAACAACATTTAAGTTGTTTTCTAAATAAAATTAATTAGATGGAGGTGCACTTTATGAAAAAGATAGCTAAAGGCATTCTGGTTTTTGTCCTTGTCGCATCACTTTTATCAGGGTGTGGGACTAGCACAAAATCAGAAAATGAGGCATCACAGACGAGTAAGGAAGGGGTTGTGACAATCGATTTTTGGGCTGCTCCAAATCCTCCGCAACAAACTTTCTGGAAACAAATGGCTGAAGAGTTCTCAAAGGTCAACCCAAATATCAAAGTAAATGTAAGCCCAATGCCAGAGACACCATCATCTGAGGCTGGTATACAGGCGGCTCTAGCAGGTGGCAATGCTCCTACAATTTCTGAAAACATTTCCCGTGGTTTTGCGGCACAACTTGTGGATAGCAAAGCTTTAGTTCCCCTTGATTCAATGGATGGTTGGAATGACATTATAAAGAGCAGAAATATGGAAGATACAATCCAGGCATGGAAATTTGCAGATGGTCATCAATATGTGTTGCCTATATATTCAAACGCTATGCTCTTTGCATGGAGGATTGATATTTTAAAACAATTAGGATATGATGAACCCCCAAAAACTTATAGTCAAATTATTGAATTAG includes:
- a CDS encoding LacI family DNA-binding transcriptional regulator yields the protein MNPIKRKKITMRDIADVLNLSVNAVSLALNDKVGVSEETRNLVIKTADEMGYFDENPSFIARNRLRNICLMVEERNFRDTHFYTKVILGIENEAKRNDYDILVNFMTSDKFEIPSSVERRKVSGVIVVGTIKDEHLEKLLKYDIPTVLVDHCSFTISTDAVLTQNMSGSYMATQYLIRKGHTQIGFFGEIDFSLSFKERWLGFNEAMRNAGLNVDPIFNVNPGYCVIGQVEQYVLSKNYKEVANIISKLDKLPTAWVCSNDSAAITLYNALNILGIKVPDDISVVGFDDIDICNIVTPHLTTIRVNKELMGIKAVKRLLWRMDNPKEPHDHIRMEVKLVVRESVKEIKN